A stretch of the Methanobacterium veterum genome encodes the following:
- a CDS encoding dihydrofolate reductase family protein, translating into MRTVVYIATSLDGFIARQDGDIKWLINIPNPDNSDFGYSEFIAGIDGILMGRNTYETALNFEPWPYNRPVFVLSNILENVPHELEGKAEIINGNLKDLLKRLEVRGIKNLYVDGGRTIQSFLKEDLIDEMIITTVPVLLGEGIPLFGHLDNDLKFRCEKVEFISEYLVKHYYRRDRIEWKNK; encoded by the coding sequence ATGAGAACTGTTGTTTATATTGCAACAAGTCTTGACGGGTTCATTGCCCGGCAGGATGGAGATATAAAATGGTTAATTAATATTCCCAACCCAGATAACAGCGATTTTGGGTACAGCGAGTTTATAGCCGGAATTGATGGGATTTTAATGGGCCGAAACACCTATGAAACAGCACTGAACTTTGAGCCATGGCCATATAATCGGCCTGTATTTGTTTTAAGCAATATTTTAGAGAATGTTCCCCATGAATTAGAGGGCAAAGCAGAAATAATTAACGGGAACTTAAAAGACTTATTAAAGCGCCTTGAGGTTAGGGGAATCAAAAATTTATATGTCGACGGCGGCAGGACCATCCAGTCATTTTTAAAAGAAGATTTAATTGATGAAATGATAATTACCACGGTGCCGGTTTTACTGGGCGAAGGTATCCCTTTGTTCGGGCATTTGGACAATGATTTGAAGTTTAGATGCGAGAAGGTCGAGTTTATAAGTGAGTATCTGGTTAAGCATTATTATAGGAGAGATAGGATAGAATGGAAGAATAAATAA
- a CDS encoding elongation factor EF-2 → MSRRTKMINKIKELMYQPKNIRNIGIVAHIDHGKTTLSDNLLAGAGMISTELAGDQRFLDFDEQEQARGITIDAANVSMVHKYKDSEYLINLIDTPGHVDFGGDVTRAMRAVDGAVVVICAVEGIMPQTETVLRQALKENVKPVLFINKVDRLINELKLDSNELQQRFIKIIASANKIIRSMAPKELKDDWLAKVDDGSVAFGSAYHNWAINVPIMQQTGITFKDIYQYCKDENQKELAQKAPITEVLLDMVIEHLPSPEVSQKYRVPAIWAGDIESEEGQGMINTSPDSPLAVMVTNISIDKHAGEIATGRVYGGTIEKGTEIYMVGSHGKARTQQVGVYFGPERINTDKVPAGNIVAITGARNAVAGETISEPGRKIKAFEGLEHISEPVVTVAVEAKNTKDLPKLIEVLRQVGKEDPTVRIEINEETGEHLIAGMGELHLEIITYRINEKGVEIETSPPIVVYRETIAGKAGPVEGKSPNKHNRFYIEIEPLEDELFQALQDKKIKEGRVKGKEDVQTFQEYGLHKEEARKVWDVYERSLFINMTRGIQHLDEIKELLLEGFESALDDGPIARERVMGIKIKLMDAKIHEDAVHRGPAQVLPAIRKAVYGAIMMANPTLLEPLQKVFINTPQDYMGSATREVQNRRGQIVDMQQEGDMMTLESKVPVAEMFGFAGDIRSATEGRCLWSTENAGFERLPGELQKQIIRQIRDRKGLSPEPYGPDHYLG, encoded by the coding sequence GTGAGTAGACGGACTAAAATGATTAATAAGATTAAAGAATTGATGTACCAGCCCAAAAATATAAGAAATATTGGGATAGTTGCCCACATCGATCACGGGAAAACAACCCTTTCGGACAACTTACTTGCTGGTGCAGGAATGATATCCACTGAACTTGCTGGAGATCAGAGATTTCTTGATTTTGACGAGCAAGAACAGGCAAGAGGTATCACCATCGACGCAGCAAACGTGTCAATGGTACACAAATACAAAGATTCAGAGTACCTGATCAACCTTATAGATACACCAGGTCACGTTGACTTTGGTGGAGACGTAACACGTGCAATGAGAGCTGTAGACGGTGCAGTAGTAGTAATATGTGCTGTTGAAGGAATTATGCCTCAAACAGAAACTGTACTAAGGCAGGCTCTAAAAGAAAACGTAAAACCTGTTTTATTCATTAACAAGGTTGACCGTCTCATAAACGAGCTAAAATTAGATTCAAATGAACTCCAACAGAGATTCATAAAAATCATCGCTTCTGCAAACAAGATCATAAGATCAATGGCTCCAAAAGAATTGAAAGATGATTGGCTTGCTAAAGTAGACGATGGAAGTGTAGCATTTGGTTCTGCATATCACAACTGGGCTATAAACGTCCCAATTATGCAGCAAACAGGTATAACTTTCAAAGATATTTACCAGTACTGTAAAGATGAAAACCAGAAAGAACTAGCTCAAAAAGCACCAATTACTGAAGTTTTACTGGACATGGTTATAGAACATTTACCAAGCCCTGAAGTATCCCAGAAATACAGGGTACCGGCAATCTGGGCTGGAGATATTGAAAGTGAAGAAGGACAGGGTATGATCAATACAAGTCCAGATTCACCGCTAGCTGTAATGGTTACAAACATCAGTATAGACAAGCACGCAGGGGAAATAGCAACTGGCCGTGTTTACGGTGGAACAATAGAAAAAGGTACTGAAATCTACATGGTAGGTTCACACGGTAAAGCGAGGACCCAACAGGTAGGGGTATACTTCGGTCCAGAAAGGATCAACACCGACAAAGTTCCAGCAGGAAACATAGTTGCAATAACCGGTGCAAGAAACGCTGTAGCTGGGGAAACAATCTCTGAACCTGGAAGGAAAATCAAAGCGTTCGAAGGATTAGAACACATTTCTGAACCAGTAGTTACAGTTGCTGTTGAAGCTAAAAACACCAAAGACCTTCCAAAACTCATAGAAGTTTTAAGACAGGTCGGAAAAGAAGACCCAACAGTACGAATTGAAATTAACGAAGAAACCGGTGAGCACCTCATAGCAGGTATGGGTGAACTTCACCTTGAAATTATCACTTACAGGATCAATGAGAAAGGTGTGGAAATAGAAACATCACCACCAATCGTTGTATACAGAGAAACAATCGCCGGCAAAGCCGGACCAGTTGAAGGAAAATCTCCTAACAAGCACAACAGATTCTACATTGAAATTGAACCATTAGAAGACGAACTTTTCCAGGCTCTACAGGATAAAAAGATCAAAGAAGGTAGAGTTAAAGGAAAAGAAGATGTACAAACATTCCAGGAATACGGCCTTCACAAAGAAGAAGCAAGAAAAGTATGGGATGTATACGAGCGCAGTTTATTCATAAACATGACCCGTGGTATACAGCACCTTGACGAAATTAAAGAGCTTTTACTTGAAGGTTTCGAAAGCGCACTCGACGACGGCCCAATTGCCAGAGAAAGAGTTATGGGTATAAAAATCAAACTCATGGACGCAAAGATTCACGAAGACGCAGTACACAGAGGTCCAGCACAGGTTTTACCTGCAATAAGGAAAGCTGTATACGGAGCTATCATGATGGCCAACCCAACATTACTCGAACCACTACAGAAAGTATTCATCAACACTCCTCAGGACTACATGGGTTCAGCAACCAGAGAAGTACAGAACAGAAGAGGTCAAATTGTTGACATGCAGCAAGAAGGGGATATGATGACCCTCGAATCCAAAGTACCTGTTGCAGAAATGTTTGGATTTGCTGGAGACATAAGATCTGCCACAGAAGGTAGATGTTTATGGTCAACAGAAAACGCAGGTTTCGAAAGATTACCTGGAGAGCTTCAAAAACAAATTATAAGACAGATAAGAGATAGAAAAGGATTAAGTCCGGAACCATACGGACCTGATCACTACTTAGGATAA
- a CDS encoding 30S ribosomal protein S7 codes for MSKVFDKWDLEEVKVEDLGLVNYICLEEILVPHTLGRHVKRQFAKSKVSIVERLMNKIMRTHINSGKKNKAYSIVRDAFEVINKRSKENPLQILVKAVENTAPREEITRVKYGGIGYQVAVDIAPQRRVDLAIGFITRGAMQSAFKRKRSAAECLADELLLAAEYDTRSFAIGKKDEKERIARSAH; via the coding sequence ATGAGTAAAGTTTTTGATAAATGGGATTTAGAAGAGGTGAAAGTTGAAGACCTGGGTCTTGTAAATTATATTTGCCTAGAAGAAATATTAGTTCCACATACCTTGGGAAGACACGTCAAAAGACAGTTCGCCAAATCAAAAGTTTCAATCGTTGAAAGATTAATGAATAAGATCATGAGGACACATATAAACTCAGGTAAGAAAAACAAAGCTTACAGTATCGTAAGAGACGCCTTTGAAGTCATAAATAAACGTTCAAAAGAAAACCCTCTACAGATATTAGTTAAAGCCGTTGAAAATACTGCCCCACGAGAAGAAATTACAAGGGTAAAATACGGTGGTATCGGATACCAGGTAGCTGTAGATATAGCACCTCAACGAAGAGTAGACTTAGCAATTGGGTTTATAACAAGAGGAGCTATGCAGTCTGCATTCAAAAGAAAACGATCAGCAGCAGAATGTTTAGCTGACGAATTACTTCTTGCAGCTGAATATGATACCAGAAGTTTTGCAATTGGAAAGAAAGACGAAAAAGAGAGAATTGCAAGATCTGCACACTAA
- a CDS encoding 30S ribosomal protein S12: MPGLFAAKKLKKNRQNFKWKDVEYKRKALRLDVKADPLEGAPQARGIVIEKVGIEAKQPNSAIRKCVRVQLIKNGKQLTAFAPGDGAIGFIDEHDEVVIEGIGGPSGRSMGDIPGVRWKVTKVNNVALEEMVKGKIEKPVR, encoded by the coding sequence TTGCCGGGACTTTTTGCAGCAAAAAAACTTAAAAAAAATAGACAGAACTTCAAATGGAAGGATGTAGAATACAAAAGGAAAGCTTTAAGATTAGACGTTAAAGCCGACCCATTAGAAGGCGCACCTCAAGCAAGAGGAATCGTAATTGAAAAAGTAGGTATAGAAGCAAAACAGCCTAACTCTGCTATACGAAAATGCGTAAGGGTTCAACTCATCAAAAACGGGAAACAGCTAACTGCTTTTGCTCCTGGAGATGGTGCTATCGGATTTATAGATGAGCACGATGAAGTTGTAATCGAAGGAATTGGTGGCCCTTCTGGAAGATCCATGGGTGATATTCCTGGAGTAAGATGGAAGGTTACAAAAGTAAACAATGTAGCCTTAGAAGAAATGGTAAAAGGTAAGATAGAAAAACCTGTAAGATAA
- a CDS encoding DUF1847 domain-containing protein gives MNCAVCMEKECRNGKDCLKLAEEMNELYGEHEIPLIKAAASVEADYYMKKTRIEEIILFGEKMNYEKIGLAFCIGLEKESRKIYSIFKEHFKVYSVCCKMCGIDKTEFDLDKIDKTSYEAMCNPVGQASFLNEKETDLNIIVGLCIGHDILFTEHSEAPVTTLVVKDRVLAHNPLGAVYSNYYLNKLKKQ, from the coding sequence TTGAATTGTGCTGTATGCATGGAAAAAGAATGTCGAAATGGAAAAGACTGCCTTAAACTTGCTGAAGAAATGAATGAACTTTATGGAGAACATGAAATTCCTTTAATTAAAGCTGCCGCATCTGTGGAGGCAGACTATTACATGAAGAAGACACGTATAGAAGAAATAATTCTTTTTGGAGAAAAGATGAATTATGAAAAAATAGGGCTGGCATTCTGTATTGGCTTAGAAAAAGAATCGAGGAAAATATATTCCATCTTTAAAGAGCATTTTAAGGTATATTCTGTCTGTTGTAAAATGTGCGGAATCGATAAAACTGAATTTGATTTAGATAAAATTGATAAAACCAGTTATGAGGCTATGTGTAATCCTGTTGGTCAAGCTTCATTTTTAAACGAGAAAGAGACAGATCTTAATATTATAGTGGGCCTCTGTATTGGCCATGATATATTATTTACCGAACATTCCGAAGCACCTGTAACTACTCTGGTTGTGAAAGATAGAGTACTTGCACATAACCCTTTAGGAGCAGTTTATTCTAATTACTATTTGAATAAACTCAAAAAACAATGA
- a CDS encoding alpha/beta fold hydrolase, with the protein MTSKDGTKVGYRQMGSGHGIILLHGGVNASQHLMKLGTLLSNEFAVYIPDRRGRGMSGPVGEDYSIEKEDEDLDALLKKTGAHYVFGTADGALFALHAAISNPAIYKVAAYEPLVFAGQPELDQFRITIQHLDKNIAEGKVAKATVDLTKDSVNFIKPIPDLVLVPLVKLILWMNVKTVKGDDVSYQELIPTLDDELHLVEKTEGTIEDYKNVSARVLLLEGSKTHSLLKESLDALNEVLPHSNLVELKGLNHDSAQDYGKPEPIARELKSFFL; encoded by the coding sequence GTGACTTCCAAAGATGGTACTAAAGTAGGATACCGGCAAATGGGGAGTGGTCATGGAATTATTCTCCTTCATGGCGGTGTAAATGCATCACAACACCTTATGAAGCTCGGTACCCTATTATCGAATGAGTTTGCAGTATATATTCCAGACCGCCGCGGCCGTGGCATGAGCGGGCCGGTGGGTGAGGATTACAGTATAGAAAAGGAAGATGAAGATCTTGATGCTCTGCTTAAAAAGACAGGTGCACATTATGTCTTTGGAACAGCTGATGGTGCTCTTTTTGCACTGCATGCGGCTATTTCTAATCCTGCCATCTATAAAGTTGCTGCTTATGAACCTCTTGTTTTCGCCGGACAACCTGAACTAGATCAATTTAGAATCACTATTCAACATTTGGACAAGAATATTGCTGAAGGTAAAGTGGCTAAAGCAACAGTAGACTTAACAAAGGATTCAGTTAACTTTATTAAGCCAATACCTGATTTGGTATTGGTACCTCTTGTCAAACTTATACTGTGGATGAACGTCAAGACTGTTAAAGGCGATGATGTATCGTACCAGGAACTTATCCCTACACTGGATGATGAATTGCATCTTGTGGAAAAAACTGAAGGGACAATTGAAGACTATAAAAATGTATCTGCAAGAGTGTTATTGCTTGAGGGCAGCAAGACTCACTCTTTATTAAAAGAGAGTTTAGATGCCTTAAATGAAGTATTGCCTCATTCTAATCTCGTTGAACTTAAAGGCCTTAATCATGACTCTGCTCAAGACTATGGTAAACCAGAACCGATTGCGCGGGAGTTAAAAAGTTTCTTTTTGTAG
- the tuf gene encoding translation elongation factor EF-1 subunit alpha, giving the protein MAKGKEHINLAFIGHVDHGKSTLVGHVLLQSGAIAEQQLSDGENKFRFVMDKLTEERERGVTIDLAHAKFETPKYEFTIVDCPGHRDFVKNMITGASQADAAVLVVAIDDGIMPQTKEHIFLARTLGINQLIIGINKMDLVKYDEAKFNELKDELGALIKTVAYDPAKVHFIPLSAFEGDNIKENSANTPWYKGPALVPALDEFSAPEKPTNLPLRVPIQDVYSITGVGTVPVGRIETGIMKKADNVIFEPAGKAGEVKSIEMHHEMLDSAEPGDNVGFNVRGVGKNDIRRGDVAGHTDNAPTVAKEFTAQIVVMQHPGVITVGYTPVFHCHTAQVACTFLELVQKMNPATGAVEEKNPDFLKTGNAAIVKVKPTKPMVIENVKEIPHMGRFAIRDMGQTVAAGMCIDIVKAK; this is encoded by the coding sequence ATGGCAAAAGGAAAAGAACACATAAACTTAGCGTTTATTGGACACGTAGACCACGGTAAATCTACACTTGTTGGACACGTATTACTTCAGTCCGGAGCTATCGCAGAGCAGCAGCTCTCAGATGGTGAAAACAAGTTCAGATTTGTCATGGATAAATTGACAGAAGAAAGAGAAAGAGGGGTTACAATCGACCTTGCTCACGCAAAATTCGAAACTCCTAAATATGAGTTCACAATTGTGGACTGTCCTGGTCACAGAGATTTTGTTAAAAACATGATTACTGGAGCATCACAAGCTGACGCTGCAGTACTCGTAGTCGCTATTGACGACGGTATCATGCCACAGACCAAGGAACACATTTTCCTTGCAAGAACACTCGGTATAAACCAGTTAATCATCGGTATAAACAAAATGGACCTCGTAAAATACGACGAAGCAAAATTCAACGAACTTAAAGATGAATTAGGCGCGCTCATTAAAACAGTCGCATACGACCCAGCTAAAGTACACTTTATACCACTCTCTGCATTCGAAGGAGACAACATCAAAGAAAACAGTGCAAACACCCCATGGTACAAAGGCCCTGCGCTCGTACCAGCACTCGATGAATTCTCTGCACCAGAAAAACCAACCAACTTACCATTAAGGGTACCTATTCAGGATGTTTACTCCATTACAGGGGTCGGAACTGTACCTGTTGGAAGAATAGAAACTGGTATAATGAAAAAAGCTGACAACGTTATATTTGAACCTGCTGGAAAAGCTGGAGAGGTAAAATCCATCGAGATGCACCACGAAATGCTTGACTCCGCAGAACCTGGAGACAACGTTGGTTTCAACGTAAGAGGTGTCGGTAAAAACGATATCAGAAGAGGAGACGTAGCAGGACACACTGACAACGCTCCAACCGTTGCAAAAGAATTCACAGCACAGATTGTTGTTATGCAGCACCCTGGTGTCATCACCGTCGGTTACACACCTGTATTCCACTGTCACACAGCTCAGGTCGCATGTACTTTCTTAGAATTAGTACAGAAAATGAACCCTGCAACTGGTGCAGTTGAAGAAAAGAACCCTGACTTCCTCAAAACAGGAAACGCAGCAATCGTTAAAGTTAAACCAACCAAACCAATGGTTATTGAAAACGTCAAAGAAATTCCACACATGGGAAGATTCGCTATCAGAGATATGGGTCAGACCGTAGCTGCTGGAATGTGTATTGACATAGTTAAAGCAAAATAA
- a CDS encoding nitroreductase family protein, with product MEIRDYYDVIFKRRSVKKYDQTPLDEKTLEEISNQIKSLKPLYDNIKTEVKIIPLEQVETKKKQAPHYMAVFSEPKGNYLVNTGYMLQQMDLFLSGNDIGSCWQGSPRPKEDILKNSDLEFIIVMSFGKPKKSKELHREGASDFKRKPLSEISMVKDADKIVEAARLAPSAGNSQPWFFTGDENMIHAYGSKPYAVKEHKAPKVQKYNTISIGIAIYHLHVALERFGKKAEIVSDEKARTNAPENYEYVVSLKVE from the coding sequence ATGGAAATACGGGATTATTATGATGTGATATTTAAAAGAAGGTCAGTTAAAAAATATGATCAAACTCCACTTGATGAAAAAACTCTAGAAGAAATTTCAAATCAGATAAAGAGTTTAAAACCCCTGTACGATAACATCAAAACTGAAGTGAAAATTATACCATTAGAGCAAGTTGAAACAAAAAAGAAGCAAGCACCCCATTATATGGCTGTATTTTCAGAGCCTAAAGGTAATTACCTGGTCAATACAGGTTATATGCTGCAGCAGATGGATCTCTTCTTATCAGGGAATGATATAGGCAGCTGCTGGCAGGGGTCTCCCCGGCCTAAAGAAGATATCCTTAAAAATTCAGATCTGGAATTTATAATTGTAATGTCATTTGGAAAGCCTAAAAAATCAAAAGAATTACACAGAGAAGGTGCTTCAGACTTTAAAAGGAAACCTCTAAGTGAAATAAGTATGGTTAAAGATGCAGATAAAATAGTGGAAGCTGCTCGTCTTGCCCCTTCTGCAGGTAACAGCCAGCCGTGGTTTTTTACAGGTGATGAAAATATGATCCATGCTTACGGCTCTAAACCATATGCTGTAAAGGAACACAAGGCACCAAAGGTTCAAAAGTACAACACTATAAGTATAGGTATTGCAATTTACCATTTACATGTCGCGCTGGAACGCTTCGGCAAAAAAGCTGAAATTGTATCTGATGAAAAAGCAAGGACAAATGCTCCGGAGAACTATGAATATGTTGTCAGTTTGAAGGTGGAGTGA
- a CDS encoding PAS domain-containing sensor histidine kinase, with product MGENSSEKALNELKVSKNTFKKFIESLSKSESIIDMGSHVIAPKQTFESLKESQKNYKTLFELSPTYTVLLGLDGTIKNFNKETEQFAGIPKEKLISMRFTELDFVPEAEKHAHVERISKLVNGEPVEPFESRIIDQSGEIHWIDVHSALLKKENAPPEVLVSCNDITERKKTENALKESEEKFRQIAENIGEVFWIIDPKMSRIIYISPAYEWIWGRTCQSLYDNPKSWIDTIHPEDRDRAVERITGKSYRIDDVNEGFEYRVIRPNGDVVWIWAQAFIIADESGETSRIAGVASEITGYKKAEQEIKSLLNELKRSNEELQQFAYITSHDLQEPLRTIASFTQLMERRYKGKLDDDADEFMGYIVDASVRMKQMIMDLLEYSRVGTRQEMYQAIPLESKLNDVLVNLNDLIERSRAKITHDPLPVVFGDESQLLLLLQNLITNAIKFRKEDEPPRIHISSACDHERNEYVFSISDNGIGIEEQYFDRIFTIFQRLHTRDEYQGTGIGLSVAKRIVERHGGKIWVESEFSEGSTFYFSIPAGKSESINEN from the coding sequence ATGGGGGAAAATTCATCTGAGAAAGCTTTAAATGAACTTAAAGTCAGCAAAAATACTTTTAAAAAGTTCATTGAATCACTTTCTAAATCCGAATCAATTATAGACATGGGAAGCCATGTGATTGCCCCTAAACAGACTTTTGAATCACTAAAAGAAAGTCAAAAAAATTATAAAACTCTTTTTGAATTATCTCCTACTTACACAGTCCTTTTAGGATTGGACGGTACTATCAAAAATTTTAATAAGGAGACAGAACAATTTGCAGGGATACCTAAAGAGAAGTTAATTAGCATGCGCTTTACAGAGTTAGATTTTGTACCTGAAGCGGAGAAGCATGCGCATGTTGAGAGAATTTCTAAACTGGTAAATGGTGAACCTGTTGAACCATTTGAATCGAGGATAATAGATCAGAGTGGTGAAATTCACTGGATCGATGTCCATTCTGCCTTACTTAAAAAAGAAAATGCACCTCCTGAAGTTTTAGTGAGTTGTAATGATATTACTGAGCGTAAAAAAACAGAAAATGCATTGAAGGAAAGTGAAGAGAAATTCCGACAAATAGCAGAAAATATTGGGGAAGTATTCTGGATTATTGACCCTAAAATGAGCAGGATAATTTACATAAGTCCTGCCTATGAGTGGATATGGGGAAGGACCTGCCAGAGCCTGTATGACAATCCAAAGTCATGGATCGATACTATCCACCCTGAAGACCGAGATCGAGCTGTTGAAAGGATAACTGGCAAATCTTATAGAATTGATGATGTCAACGAAGGTTTTGAATACCGTGTGATAAGGCCAAATGGTGATGTTGTCTGGATATGGGCGCAGGCTTTTATTATTGCCGATGAATCTGGGGAAACATCAAGAATTGCAGGTGTTGCTTCAGAAATTACAGGGTACAAAAAAGCAGAACAGGAAATTAAATCTCTTTTAAATGAACTCAAACGCTCAAATGAGGAATTACAGCAGTTTGCATATATAACGTCCCATGACCTGCAGGAACCTCTCCGGACTATTGCTAGTTTCACTCAGTTGATGGAGAGGCGCTACAAAGGAAAGCTTGATGATGATGCTGATGAGTTCATGGGCTACATTGTTGATGCGAGTGTGCGGATGAAACAGATGATTATGGATTTGCTGGAGTACTCAAGAGTTGGAACAAGGCAGGAAATGTACCAGGCCATACCCCTGGAGTCCAAACTAAATGATGTGCTTGTTAACTTAAACGATTTAATTGAAAGAAGCCGTGCTAAAATTACACATGACCCTCTTCCAGTGGTGTTTGGTGATGAGAGCCAGCTTTTACTGCTGCTGCAGAATTTGATTACAAACGCCATAAAATTTAGAAAAGAAGATGAACCCCCAAGAATCCACATTTCCTCTGCCTGTGACCATGAGCGGAATGAATATGTGTTTTCAATCTCTGATAATGGAATTGGTATAGAAGAACAGTATTTTGACCGTATTTTTACTATATTCCAGCGTTTGCATACAAGAGATGAGTACCAGGGGACTGGAATTGGGCTTTCCGTTGCGAAGAGGATTGTTGAAAGGCATGGGGGCAAGATTTGGGTTGAGTCTGAGTTTAGTGAGGGGTCAACGTTTTACTTTAGTATTCCTGCTGGAAAATCAGAAAGCATTAACGAAAATTGA
- the rpsJ gene encoding 30S ribosomal protein S10 has protein sequence MHKARIKLTGTDPEKLQFVCDQLRRIAERTGVDMSGPIPLPTKKLVVPTRKSPDGEGKATWEKWELRIHKRLVGIEADERAMRQVMKVNVPDNVSIEIELKS, from the coding sequence ATGCACAAAGCAAGAATTAAACTCACAGGAACAGACCCAGAAAAATTACAATTTGTCTGCGATCAGTTAAGAAGAATCGCAGAAAGAACAGGTGTCGACATGTCCGGCCCAATCCCACTCCCAACCAAAAAGTTAGTGGTACCAACCAGAAAATCTCCAGATGGAGAAGGAAAAGCTACCTGGGAAAAATGGGAACTTAGAATCCACAAAAGACTTGTTGGAATCGAAGCCGATGAAAGGGCAATGAGACAGGTCATGAAAGTAAACGTTCCTGATAATGTAAGTATAGAAATAGAACTCAAAAGCTAA
- a CDS encoding NusA-like transcription termination signal-binding factor: protein MTIKFTTNEIRYIALFESMTGAMVKDCIVDDESAKITFLVKKGDMGLAIGKRGSTVTKVQKTVDKGVEVIEHSEDPVEFITNLMAPAKVRSIRILQKENGQKIATVETDPRNKRTAIGKGGKNIERARLLAKRQHNINNIVIK, encoded by the coding sequence GTGACTATAAAATTTACAACAAATGAAATAAGATACATAGCTCTCTTTGAGAGTATGACTGGCGCAATGGTCAAAGATTGTATTGTTGACGATGAAAGTGCAAAAATAACTTTCCTTGTAAAAAAGGGAGATATGGGACTTGCAATCGGGAAAAGAGGCAGTACAGTAACTAAAGTCCAGAAGACAGTTGATAAAGGTGTCGAAGTCATAGAACATTCAGAAGATCCTGTAGAATTTATTACAAATCTTATGGCCCCAGCCAAAGTTAGAAGTATCAGAATACTTCAAAAAGAAAATGGTCAAAAAATCGCCACTGTAGAAACAGACCCTAGAAATAAAAGGACTGCTATAGGAAAAGGCGGTAAAAATATAGAAAGAGCAAGACTACTGGCAAAAAGACAACATAATATAAACAACATTGTAATAAAATAA
- a CDS encoding tetratricopeptide repeat protein has product MKKIESKFQLIIGIFFLAYSTYPFLTKVALVPYIFFAPLGIWNIIDGIFQRKNYQNRVYHPGMWIAMVLWGLVIIYIYLFQPAYVKDPVFYIYIIPFVIILALAVYEQKRIRKYQKAIKPYENAIKANPNDTTAWNNKGATIAKFKAYPAAIQCFNRAIEINPKEAAALYNIGVVLMELGNLHEALKYYNMAQDLDPGFKNAKKAGEMILEL; this is encoded by the coding sequence ATGAAAAAGATAGAAAGCAAGTTTCAACTTATAATTGGTATTTTTTTCTTAGCATATTCCACTTATCCATTTTTAACTAAAGTAGCCCTCGTACCCTACATATTTTTTGCCCCACTTGGTATCTGGAACATTATAGACGGGATATTTCAAAGAAAAAATTATCAAAACAGGGTTTATCATCCAGGTATGTGGATTGCCATGGTACTCTGGGGCCTGGTTATAATCTACATCTACCTTTTCCAGCCAGCTTATGTAAAAGATCCGGTCTTTTATATTTACATCATACCATTTGTAATCATATTAGCCCTGGCTGTCTACGAACAGAAAAGGATAAGGAAATACCAGAAAGCAATAAAACCTTATGAAAATGCCATAAAAGCAAACCCTAACGACACCACTGCATGGAACAATAAAGGCGCCACCATAGCTAAATTTAAGGCATACCCTGCAGCGATCCAGTGCTTTAATAGAGCAATAGAAATAAACCCAAAAGAGGCCGCGGCACTGTACAATATAGGTGTTGTCCTTATGGAACTGGGAAATCTCCATGAGGCATTGAAATACTATAATATGGCCCAAGATTTGGATCCTGGATTTAAAAATGCCAAAAAAGCGGGTGAAATGATTTTAGAACTTTAA